The following are from one region of the Yoonia sp. R2331 genome:
- a CDS encoding DEAD/DEAH box helicase, translated as MTKFSDLNLDKKVLKAIDETGYDTPTPIQGGAIPPALEGKDVLGIAQTGTGKTAAFTLPMITLLGRGRARARMPRSLVLAPTRELAAQVAENFDTYAKYTKLTKALLIGGTSFKEQDLLIDKGVDVLIATPGRLLDHFERGKLILSDVKVMVVDEADRMLDMGFIPDIEEIFKKTPFTRQTLFFSATMAPEIERITNTFLSAPVKIEVARAATTNENIKQGVVMFKGSRRDRADSEKRKLLRALIDAEGEACSNAIIFCNRKSDVDIVSKSLKKYGYDAGAIHGDLDQSVRTRTLDGFRENRLRFLVASDVAARGLDIPAVSHVFNFDVPSHAEDYVHRIGRTGRAGRSGVAIMICNPRDEKNLADVERLVNHEIPRLDDPMPSKGGAKPEEDAPVREDKPRRTRSRKPREEVDAAPVAEAPQTDEPKSAETTDTSKDKPQREPRQRGGRNRGGKKGDGGGKQHEKIVGMGDDTPAFIALSFDERAKA; from the coding sequence ATGACAAAATTCTCTGATCTGAACCTCGACAAAAAGGTTCTGAAAGCCATCGACGAAACGGGCTATGACACGCCGACCCCGATTCAGGGCGGTGCCATTCCACCCGCTCTCGAAGGCAAAGACGTGTTGGGCATCGCACAGACCGGCACCGGAAAGACGGCGGCCTTTACCCTGCCGATGATCACATTGTTGGGCCGGGGCCGCGCCCGCGCACGGATGCCGCGCAGCCTTGTGCTGGCCCCCACCCGCGAGCTGGCCGCACAAGTTGCTGAAAACTTTGATACATATGCCAAGTACACCAAGCTGACCAAGGCGCTGCTGATCGGTGGCACCTCGTTCAAGGAACAGGACCTGCTGATCGACAAAGGCGTCGATGTGCTGATCGCCACACCGGGCCGACTGCTGGACCATTTTGAACGTGGCAAGCTGATCCTGTCAGACGTCAAGGTCATGGTGGTGGACGAAGCCGACCGGATGCTTGATATGGGTTTTATTCCGGATATCGAAGAGATCTTCAAAAAGACGCCCTTCACCCGCCAGACCCTGTTCTTCTCGGCCACCATGGCGCCCGAGATTGAGCGGATCACCAATACCTTCCTTTCTGCCCCGGTCAAGATTGAGGTCGCCCGCGCGGCAACCACGAACGAGAACATCAAACAGGGCGTTGTGATGTTCAAAGGCTCGCGCCGTGACCGTGCCGACAGCGAAAAGCGCAAGCTGTTGCGTGCGCTGATTGATGCCGAGGGCGAGGCGTGTTCAAACGCGATCATCTTCTGCAACCGCAAGTCGGATGTGGATATCGTTTCGAAATCATTGAAGAAATACGGCTACGATGCCGGTGCGATCCACGGTGATCTGGACCAAAGCGTGCGGACGCGGACACTGGATGGTTTCCGCGAAAATCGCCTGCGTTTTCTTGTGGCCTCTGACGTGGCGGCGCGGGGTCTGGATATTCCGGCCGTGAGCCACGTGTTCAACTTTGATGTGCCCAGCCACGCTGAGGACTACGTGCACCGCATTGGTCGCACGGGCCGCGCTGGCCGCTCTGGCGTTGCGATCATGATCTGCAATCCGCGCGACGAAAAGAACCTTGCTGACGTTGAACGGCTGGTGAACCACGAAATTCCCCGGCTGGACGATCCTATGCCCAGCAAAGGTGGTGCCAAGCCCGAAGAAGATGCCCCTGTGCGTGAAGACAAGCCACGCCGCACCCGCTCGCGCAAGCCGCGTGAAGAGGTTGACGCAGCACCCGTAGCAGAGGCCCCGCAAACGGACGAGCCCAAATCTGCCGAGACTACGGATACGTCCAAGGATAAACCGCAGCGCGAACCGCGCCAGCGCGGTGGCCGTAATCGCGGCGGCAAGAAGGGTGACGGTGGCGGCAAACAGCACGAAAAGATCGTGGGCATGGGCGATGATACCCCAGCCTTCATCGCGCTCAGCTTTGATGAACGGGCCAAAGCATAA
- a CDS encoding peptide chain release factor 3 — protein MTNRPDLPAEIARRRTFAIISHPDAGKTTLTEKFLLYGGAIQMAGQVRAKGEARRTRSDFMQMEKDRGISVSASAMSFDFANADNNFRFNLVDTPGHSDFSEDTYRTLTAVDAAVMVIDGAKGVESQTQKLFEVCRLRDLPILTFCNKMDRESRDTFEIIDEIQENLAIDVTPAAWPIGVGRDFMGTYDILRDRLELMDRADRNKVAESIEIKGLDDPKLAEHIPARLLDKFLEEIEMAKELLPPLDQESVLNGSMTPIWFGSAINSFGVKELMDGIGTYGPEPQVQKAEPRSIAPEEKNVAGFVFKVQANMDPKHRDRVAFVRLASGHFQRGMKLTHVRSKKVMAVANPVMFLAADRELAEEGWAGDIIGIPNHGQLRIGDTLTEGEAIRVTGIPSFAPELLQACRAGDPMKAKHLEKALMQFAEEGAAKVFKPTFGSGFIVGVVGALQFEVLASRIEMEYGLPVRFEGSQFTSARWVHGAKDAVDAFAAANKQHIALDNDGDTVFLTRLQWDIDRVGRDYPDVTLSNTKEMMV, from the coding sequence ATGACAAATCGCCCTGACCTTCCTGCCGAAATCGCCCGCCGCCGCACCTTTGCAATTATCTCGCATCCGGATGCGGGCAAGACCACACTGACCGAGAAATTCTTGCTGTATGGTGGCGCAATTCAGATGGCCGGACAGGTCCGTGCCAAAGGCGAAGCGCGCCGCACGCGGTCGGACTTTATGCAGATGGAAAAAGACCGCGGCATCTCTGTCAGCGCGTCGGCAATGTCATTTGATTTTGCCAATGCGGACAACAATTTTCGCTTTAATTTGGTCGACACGCCCGGCCACTCTGACTTTTCCGAAGACACCTATCGCACGCTGACGGCCGTGGATGCTGCTGTGATGGTGATCGACGGGGCCAAAGGGGTCGAGAGCCAAACGCAAAAACTGTTTGAAGTCTGCCGCTTACGCGACCTTCCTATTCTGACGTTTTGTAACAAGATGGACCGCGAGAGCCGCGATACGTTCGAAATTATCGACGAGATTCAGGAGAATCTGGCGATTGATGTTACCCCCGCAGCCTGGCCTATCGGTGTTGGGCGCGATTTCATGGGCACCTATGACATCCTGCGCGACCGATTGGAATTGATGGACCGCGCCGACCGCAACAAGGTCGCGGAAAGCATTGAAATCAAAGGACTTGATGATCCCAAATTGGCCGAACATATCCCGGCCCGTCTGCTGGACAAGTTCCTTGAAGAGATCGAGATGGCAAAAGAGCTGCTGCCCCCACTAGACCAAGAAAGCGTATTGAACGGGTCGATGACGCCGATCTGGTTTGGTTCTGCGATCAATTCCTTTGGCGTGAAAGAGCTGATGGACGGCATCGGCACCTATGGCCCCGAACCACAGGTGCAAAAGGCTGAACCCCGGTCAATCGCGCCCGAGGAAAAGAACGTCGCGGGTTTCGTGTTCAAGGTGCAGGCGAATATGGACCCCAAGCATCGCGACCGCGTGGCCTTTGTTCGGCTCGCCTCTGGTCACTTTCAGCGCGGCATGAAGCTGACGCATGTGCGCAGCAAAAAGGTGATGGCCGTCGCTAACCCGGTCATGTTCCTCGCCGCTGATCGCGAATTGGCCGAAGAAGGCTGGGCGGGTGACATCATCGGTATCCCGAACCACGGGCAACTGCGCATTGGTGATACGCTGACCGAGGGCGAAGCGATCCGGGTGACTGGCATCCCCTCTTTCGCTCCGGAGTTGCTGCAGGCGTGTCGCGCTGGTGATCCAATGAAGGCAAAGCACCTTGAAAAGGCCCTGATGCAATTCGCCGAGGAAGGGGCCGCCAAGGTGTTTAAGCCGACGTTCGGGTCGGGCTTTATCGTAGGTGTCGTCGGTGCCTTGCAATTCGAAGTGCTCGCCAGCCGGATTGAGATGGAATACGGGCTGCCCGTTCGCTTTGAGGGTTCTCAGTTCACATCGGCACGTTGGGTTCATGGTGCCAAAGACGCTGTCGACGCCTTTGCCGCTGCCAACAAACAGCACATTGCCCTTGATAACGACGGCGACACGGTGTTCCTGACCCGTTTGCAATGGGACATCGACCGTGTCGGCCGTGATTATCCGGATGTGACCCTGTCAAACACAAAAGAGATGATGGTCTGA
- a CDS encoding VPLPA-CTERM sorting domain-containing protein: protein MKFRAIVAATILAATAPFTASAAQLTDGIYAASDYNGNRTVWGFGISSQLSHLWSFKNDAALIVGNGGTQASLVGTIKNIANSAIEMAVNIQLTQTTPSAGYCQFVGGPDGGCASQAHQQMIANGDIDPSLWNYFDIDGTSTISGLGTLAGLSYSIADMTNSNHPAQVGIDANALVDNNKNGMSFWFNATKTSDAADQTVAQHFDFVGFDSHGDFNLNLADLPDGNLNDVPLPAAGWLLIAAFGGLAAAKRRKA from the coding sequence ATGAAATTCAGGGCAATAGTTGCGGCTACGATTCTTGCTGCGACGGCACCGTTCACTGCATCAGCTGCACAATTGACAGACGGGATCTATGCCGCGTCTGACTACAACGGAAACCGAACCGTCTGGGGTTTTGGGATTTCCTCGCAGTTGAGCCATCTTTGGTCGTTCAAGAATGATGCTGCGCTCATCGTTGGCAACGGTGGTACGCAGGCGTCTCTTGTCGGGACGATCAAGAACATCGCGAATTCGGCCATCGAAATGGCGGTGAATATTCAATTGACGCAGACCACCCCATCAGCCGGGTACTGCCAGTTTGTTGGTGGTCCAGACGGCGGATGCGCAAGCCAGGCACATCAGCAGATGATTGCAAATGGCGACATTGATCCGTCGCTTTGGAATTACTTTGATATCGATGGCACATCGACAATCTCTGGCCTCGGCACGTTGGCGGGTCTGAGCTACAGCATTGCCGACATGACCAATAGCAATCACCCTGCGCAGGTCGGGATTGATGCCAATGCCTTGGTCGACAACAACAAGAACGGGATGTCGTTCTGGTTCAACGCCACGAAGACAAGCGATGCGGCCGATCAAACTGTTGCACAGCACTTTGACTTTGTTGGGTTCGATTCTCATGGTGACTTCAACCTGAATCTTGCTGACTTGCCAGACGGCAACCTCAACGACGTGCCCCTTCCCGCAGCCGGCTGGTTGTTGATTGCGGCATTTGGTGGTCTGGCCGCAGCAAAGCGCCGCAAGGCCTAA